The Prosthecobacter vanneervenii genome has a segment encoding these proteins:
- a CDS encoding tyrosine-type recombinase/integrase — translation MLEQKGTFSNADAKTAIKLPSELIRYPKSHMLYWKEEGRLFCQRGSTDYCCRFSHNGRRGFFDLNTSNKVEAQKRAAERYKYVVAHGWEKAEKNPDFRVQAPEPERVVLTVGGWIKEVRAVSLVRALTLLSYEQALRRIAAEAVLGLSYSIKQHASWLAKVDKVPLERITTDVVAKWIKTRLSSAGTDPRAQEKAKHTVNHVLRSAKALFSQKKVLRKVAKSKLDQLPKPTPLSEVVLLEEDSSARFTPSVDPEALLLSAQKELGAPRADSETEEEFAFREQQWIAFLLSFCGGLRRRESDLLAWLQVHLDHSGGPRIQLDITEHFKAKNKAHAKSIPLDPEVASLLKAYRDKSPKAEFVLKSDNAVNTTGIGKPRCNLTWKALRKWLRAKGIEDAKPVHALRKSIGSLMAEKHGIHAAQRLLRHTTPAITSKYYSNSEAVEVPGVGSLLAISSKNASAIDSAGTPTSPLPQAA, via the coding sequence ATGCTCGAACAAAAAGGAACATTTTCAAACGCCGATGCAAAAACTGCCATCAAACTGCCATCAGAACTGATCCGCTATCCCAAGAGCCACATGCTCTATTGGAAGGAGGAGGGGCGGCTTTTTTGTCAGCGTGGCAGCACCGACTACTGCTGTCGGTTCTCGCACAATGGCCGCAGGGGGTTCTTCGACCTGAATACGTCCAACAAGGTCGAGGCTCAAAAGCGAGCAGCCGAACGCTATAAATATGTAGTGGCTCACGGATGGGAAAAGGCCGAGAAGAACCCTGACTTCAGGGTTCAAGCTCCAGAGCCAGAACGGGTGGTGCTCACTGTTGGTGGATGGATCAAAGAGGTGCGAGCGGTCTCCTTGGTCCGTGCGCTCACACTGCTCAGTTATGAACAAGCGCTCCGGAGGATCGCCGCAGAGGCGGTCTTGGGCCTATCCTACTCGATCAAGCAGCACGCAAGCTGGCTTGCCAAAGTGGACAAAGTTCCCTTGGAGAGGATCACCACCGATGTGGTGGCCAAATGGATCAAAACTAGGCTCTCCAGCGCCGGCACTGATCCCCGGGCACAAGAAAAGGCAAAGCATACGGTGAATCACGTACTGCGGTCGGCCAAGGCGCTCTTTTCTCAGAAAAAGGTGCTACGAAAGGTGGCAAAATCAAAACTGGACCAGCTTCCCAAGCCAACACCGCTATCTGAAGTCGTCCTGCTCGAAGAAGACTCTTCGGCTCGCTTCACCCCCTCCGTAGATCCAGAAGCGCTGCTGCTGTCAGCGCAAAAGGAACTGGGAGCACCCCGTGCTGACTCAGAGACCGAAGAGGAATTCGCATTTCGGGAGCAGCAGTGGATTGCGTTTCTGCTGAGCTTCTGCGGAGGTCTCCGACGCAGGGAAAGCGACCTCCTTGCCTGGCTGCAAGTCCATTTGGACCACTCAGGAGGACCTCGAATCCAGCTCGACATCACAGAGCACTTCAAGGCCAAGAACAAGGCCCACGCAAAGTCCATCCCATTGGACCCAGAGGTCGCCAGTCTGCTGAAGGCGTATCGCGACAAGTCGCCAAAGGCGGAATTCGTCTTGAAATCGGACAATGCTGTCAACACCACAGGAATTGGCAAGCCCCGCTGCAACCTGACGTGGAAGGCGCTCAGGAAATGGCTTCGAGCCAAAGGCATCGAAGATGCCAAGCCAGTTCATGCATTGCGCAAGTCCATCGGTTCACTCATGGCTGAAAAGCACGGAATTCACGCTGCCCAGCGGCTCCTGCGACACACAACCCCCGCGATCACCTCCAAATACTACTCGAACAGTGAGGCGGTAGAGGTGCCCGGGGTGGGGTCTCTCCTGGCAATTTCGTCAAAAAACGCTTCCGCCATCGACTCAGCTGGAACACCCACAAGCCCCCTGCCCCAAGCTGCCTGA
- a CDS encoding DUF4159 domain-containing protein — MHKPKAVRVFVLALAMLGCVVWAVEQGSEGGKPTNFGVKDGSMPEDPRDFRRGGYGNEYPTWPVSKDLPNDTFTFARVRYNSASRGGRGWGRSNRKWATDYPDSDMNMSYRLQQLTSLQVNPNGAVVDIDPEQVRHFPFLYMIEVGDIDITDEEAKTLRDYMLNGGFIMVDDFWGTREWENFEVALKQIWPDRKMEEIPLEHEIFHMVFPIKVKPQIPHIRFAEYVINQGITYEFDKPGSEHVHYRGYFDDKRRLMMVICWNTDTGEGWEQEGTDPWYFKEFSEKYAYPLGINIIFYALTH, encoded by the coding sequence ATGCACAAACCCAAAGCCGTCCGCGTCTTCGTCCTAGCCCTGGCAATGCTCGGGTGCGTCGTCTGGGCGGTGGAGCAGGGGAGCGAGGGCGGAAAGCCCACCAACTTTGGCGTCAAAGACGGCTCCATGCCCGAAGACCCGCGCGACTTCCGCCGCGGCGGCTACGGCAATGAGTATCCCACCTGGCCGGTGAGCAAGGACCTGCCCAACGACACCTTCACCTTCGCCCGCGTGCGCTACAATTCCGCCAGCCGTGGCGGGCGCGGCTGGGGGCGCTCCAACCGCAAATGGGCCACCGATTATCCGGACTCGGACATGAACATGTCCTACCGCCTGCAGCAGCTCACCTCCCTGCAGGTGAACCCCAACGGCGCCGTGGTGGACATCGACCCCGAGCAGGTCCGCCATTTCCCCTTTCTCTACATGATCGAGGTGGGAGACATCGACATCACCGACGAAGAGGCCAAGACCCTGCGCGACTACATGCTCAACGGCGGCTTCATCATGGTCGATGACTTCTGGGGCACCCGCGAGTGGGAGAACTTTGAAGTCGCCCTCAAGCAGATCTGGCCCGACCGCAAGATGGAGGAGATCCCACTGGAGCACGAGATCTTCCACATGGTCTTTCCCATCAAGGTGAAGCCGCAGATCCCGCACATCCGCTTCGCCGAATACGTGATCAACCAGGGCATCACCTATGAGTTCGACAAGCCCGGCTCCGAGCACGTGCACTACCGCGGCTACTTCGATGACAAACGCCGCCTCATGATGGTGATCTGCTGGAACACCGACACCGGTGAAGGCTGGGAGCAGGAGGGCACGGACCCGTGGTACTTCAAAGAGTTCTCAGAGAAGTATGCCTACCCGCTGGGGATCAACATCATCTTCTATGCGCTGACGCATTGA
- a CDS encoding RDD family protein gives MEQENSNPYAAPLSDVGGIGCASSLGTPLASRSKRFLDYLIDRVAVVGIMYAIAKVTGYSKHIIVGQGGVMFLNGTHTMADIAYTYLAGSVLYYTCLEGLFGRSAGKWITGTKVVMMSGASLGFSRALLRSLCRLVPLEPFSFLGAVASGWHDKWTNTRVVDLRARPVVKARP, from the coding sequence ATGGAACAGGAAAATAGCAACCCGTATGCAGCGCCACTTTCTGATGTAGGTGGCATTGGCTGCGCCAGTTCATTAGGGACACCACTTGCAAGTCGGAGCAAGCGCTTCCTTGATTACCTGATCGATCGAGTGGCGGTTGTTGGAATCATGTATGCGATCGCCAAGGTCACAGGCTATTCAAAACATATTATTGTTGGACAGGGGGGAGTGATGTTTCTCAACGGAACACATACCATGGCTGACATTGCCTACACATATCTTGCCGGGTCAGTGTTATACTACACCTGCTTAGAAGGACTCTTTGGGCGATCGGCAGGTAAATGGATCACCGGAACAAAAGTGGTTATGATGTCTGGCGCATCATTGGGTTTTTCTAGGGCATTGCTGCGTAGCTTGTGCAGATTGGTGCCATTGGAGCCTTTTTCATTTCTTGGCGCAGTTGCCTCAGGCTGGCATGACAAATGGACGAACACACGGGTGGTCGATCTGCGTGCCCGGCCGGTGGTCAAAGCCCGCCCATGA
- the typA gene encoding translational GTPase TypA yields MTPDKIRNIAIIAHVDHGKTTLVDGLLRASGNFRENQAIAERAMDSMDLEREKGITIKAKNTSVHWNDYIINIVDTPGHADFGGEVERVMKMVDGVMLVVDAYEGPQAQTRFVLKKALEQGIKPIVLINKMDRPHIEPQKVHDKVLELFLELDATEEQFNAAFVYGSARAGWVTDSPTGEQHDMTFLLGKIVEHIPAPKAQVDGCFEMLVSNIDWDNFVGRVAIGKITRGTVKLGDKVFLLGKTPEEKAIPIKVTKVFQYTTLTTSDSAEGIAGDIVGISGFEDVDIGQTVAGSADAPALPFVAIDPPTIVMQFAVNDGPLAGREGEHVTSRKIRDRLDREQKMNVTISVKDTDTAGIFDVSARGAMQIAVLVEQMRREGFEVLVSRPMVIMKRVNDELVEPFETLYVDVPDDYLGGVMKSISERKGKIEDMSAHNGRTSLQAYVPTRGLIGFEFELMNLTSGHGIHSHLFREYAPHAGPMQTRSTGTLVSTEAGEATSYALDTIQVRGKLFIGAGEQVYDGMIIGENPRADDLPVNPTRSKQLTNFRAAGNDKGIQLTPPIRFSLERAIEYIAPDELAECTPKSIRIRKRILDSNVRQREKKKTEAQLEGAAA; encoded by the coding sequence ATGACCCCTGACAAAATTCGCAATATCGCCATCATCGCTCACGTCGACCACGGCAAAACCACGCTCGTTGACGGCCTGCTGCGCGCCAGTGGCAATTTCCGCGAGAACCAAGCCATCGCAGAACGCGCCATGGACTCCATGGATCTCGAACGTGAGAAGGGCATCACCATCAAGGCCAAGAACACCTCCGTCCACTGGAACGACTACATCATCAACATCGTCGATACTCCCGGCCATGCCGACTTCGGTGGTGAGGTGGAGCGCGTGATGAAGATGGTGGACGGCGTGATGCTGGTGGTGGACGCGTATGAAGGCCCGCAGGCGCAGACGCGCTTTGTTTTGAAGAAGGCGCTGGAGCAGGGCATCAAGCCCATCGTGCTCATCAACAAGATGGACCGCCCGCACATCGAGCCGCAGAAGGTGCACGACAAGGTGCTGGAGCTCTTCCTTGAGCTGGACGCCACCGAAGAGCAGTTCAATGCAGCCTTCGTTTACGGCAGCGCACGCGCAGGCTGGGTCACCGACTCCCCTACCGGCGAGCAGCACGACATGACTTTCCTGCTTGGAAAAATCGTCGAGCACATTCCGGCTCCAAAAGCCCAAGTGGACGGCTGCTTCGAGATGCTCGTCTCCAACATCGACTGGGACAATTTCGTGGGCCGTGTCGCCATCGGCAAAATCACCCGCGGCACCGTGAAGCTGGGAGACAAGGTCTTCCTGCTGGGCAAGACGCCGGAAGAAAAGGCCATCCCGATCAAGGTCACCAAGGTCTTCCAATACACCACGCTGACCACCAGCGACTCCGCCGAAGGCATCGCCGGAGACATCGTGGGCATCAGCGGCTTTGAAGACGTGGACATCGGCCAGACCGTGGCTGGCAGCGCAGACGCCCCTGCCCTGCCCTTCGTCGCCATCGACCCGCCGACGATCGTCATGCAGTTCGCCGTGAATGACGGCCCGCTGGCCGGACGCGAAGGCGAGCACGTGACCTCCCGCAAGATCCGCGACCGCCTGGACCGCGAGCAGAAGATGAACGTGACCATCAGCGTGAAGGACACGGACACCGCCGGTATCTTTGACGTCAGCGCCCGTGGCGCCATGCAGATCGCCGTGCTGGTGGAGCAGATGCGCCGCGAAGGCTTTGAGGTCCTCGTCTCCCGCCCCATGGTGATCATGAAGCGTGTGAACGACGAACTCGTCGAGCCCTTTGAAACCCTCTACGTGGACGTGCCGGACGACTACCTCGGCGGCGTGATGAAATCCATCTCCGAGCGTAAAGGCAAGATCGAAGACATGAGCGCCCACAACGGCCGCACCAGCCTGCAGGCCTATGTGCCCACGCGCGGCCTGATCGGCTTTGAGTTTGAACTGATGAACCTGACCAGCGGTCACGGCATCCACAGCCACCTCTTCCGCGAGTACGCCCCGCACGCAGGACCCATGCAGACCCGCAGCACCGGCACGCTGGTGAGCACCGAAGCCGGCGAAGCCACCAGCTACGCCCTCGATACCATCCAGGTGCGCGGCAAGCTCTTCATCGGCGCAGGCGAGCAGGTGTATGATGGCATGATCATCGGCGAAAACCCACGCGCCGACGACCTGCCCGTGAACCCCACCCGCAGCAAGCAGCTGACCAACTTCCGCGCCGCCGGCAACGACAAGGGCATCCAGCTCACCCCGCCGATCCGCTTCAGCCTGGAGCGCGCCATCGAGTACATCGCCCCCGACGAACTCGCCGAGTGCACCCCCAAGAGCATCCGCATCCGCAAGCGCATCCTCGACAGCAACGTGCGCCAGCGCGAGAAGAAGAAGACCGAAGCGCAGCTCGAAGGCGCTGCTGCGTAA
- a CDS encoding beta strand repeat-containing protein, with translation MPPLFAQAAVARRLADSFRRCATSLLSPRAALCSVALLLAHQAPAQSVWNTTTGSWSSAGNWSPASVPTSTDPSTALKFGGSSSYTSTNDIGNFALNQLLFNNTAGTITVAGSPATNALDLTNANADRAMLAGITLSGAGSATISSALIFDGETTVTNSGSGTLTLGAGTSTFAFANGTKQTFINNGTGTLTLADTGGGSTYTNSGTNTGLVLNLINNSTTGKFLNIGDMGSLTNTMINVGGTGTVRFSGSAGDLFGGTTVLNVASGATFDFNSNAETFGALSGAGNILMSGTGAGNVGLTVSQVGYFVFSGKLSGTDPNASLTLSGSTQTLVLSGATSDYAGATVIASGRLIVSANAPSGSAGALGNATTDVLVGNTSGSGLARLLMDTAGVSIGRNVRLQSGNTGVITLGGLNATGTVTYAGNVTLGTDNGVAKAVTITSASGGTVEFTGNIQRASGATGSADAVTLIGGGTVAFRGANTYSGATTVSGGTLLLDDTTNNASKLSASAALTLNGGSLTLSGSSAAASSETVAGLTLGNSSGVLGGSARISITSGTNQNATLVLNAITRNTGATANFNPTGTGSGVAAITTTTANNTSVSTGNDAMNILGAYATYKLNDWAVNDGSGNIVALSSGSYGTTFGSGLHTSLSAATTTLAAGGATTNTLRLTGTSAVAFNAGTDTLTLESGGLLVASTAGATSIGTTSKRGVLATSTGELIIHQQSSSTLTINAVISGTNLVKSGDGALVLSATNTYTGNTIVNGGSVSATATGNLGAAAAGITLNGATLIIPSGSISTGISATSHPITIGAAGGTFNFAVVQTVQGAGLSGSGTLTLTGAGGIVVGTSVSTFSGDIVINNGVVRMNSQQFTSVPSITVNSGGTYEVNDDATGTFGANATNGRIIINGNGFGSNGAIRVTDQTPASAFVDPKTTIVNEVAMQSTSRIQVDNGTAIGSLSQLIITGNVTGPGGLDKTGNGVLTLTSRDNTYAGSTLVENGTLRIDLGNDRLPTGTSVTLGTGTTSGVLQLNGFTQSVAGLTTAGTGTANAVIGGSSTSTSLLDVTVASGTQTYGGSLGSGGTAANTVNTAANNNVGFIKDGAGTFVLGGAGTYTGATTVNQGTLMLGNTSALGAGGASLAAGAGGTTVNAGATLDLNGQAGVQEVITLNGTGVGGAGALVNNSSTAASIGSGVASLSFSGVSTTGWSAAAAVAVDPSTGGSAASASAQLGLGTGSLSLTAGGSGYGLAPTVTVNGGSGAVVIASVGVTSASYTVTSNTTTYSVAPTVTLSNGATGVANLDVNGKVVSITVTSAGSNFSGTPTASFSGGTVLSAGTAPTVAGNNSNYTVVGLNIVNPGTGFTAVPTVTISGGTGAAATAVGNDGAFVLNGVTLDASGGGYASAPNVSLSGGTASATANLTSVNLATDSSVGGSGDLKIDATVTGSGALTKVGAGTTTLTGTNTYTGATTVSAGTLQVGVIGIGQSGAGALTVNGPTAVLAGTGSIVGSTTVVSGEIKPGDSGGAATGALNTHSLAFTPVSTSTVAELQITGSTAGANLAADQIHVTGTLTLNSFSNLLVNGSGYTAAVGDTFTLLDWSSVVSLNGFSTGTNLRTGANSAGNEGNLDLPDITGIGLWQISSMLDAGALSLTVVANVPEPTRGVLLLCAALGLALRRRRR, from the coding sequence ATGCCCCCTCTTTTTGCTCAAGCGGCTGTCGCACGCCGCCTGGCGGATTCATTCCGCCGATGTGCGACCTCTTTGCTGTCCCCTCGTGCCGCGCTGTGCAGCGTGGCTCTTCTCCTGGCCCATCAGGCCCCGGCCCAGTCGGTCTGGAATACGACCACTGGCAGCTGGAGCAGCGCAGGCAACTGGTCTCCGGCCAGTGTGCCGACCAGCACCGACCCCTCCACAGCGCTGAAGTTTGGCGGCTCCTCAAGCTATACCAGCACCAACGACATTGGAAACTTCGCGCTGAATCAGCTGCTCTTTAATAACACCGCAGGCACCATCACCGTGGCGGGCTCTCCTGCCACCAATGCGCTGGACCTCACGAATGCCAATGCGGACCGCGCCATGCTCGCGGGCATCACTCTCTCCGGAGCGGGCAGTGCCACGATTTCTTCGGCGCTGATCTTCGATGGTGAAACGACCGTCACTAATTCCGGCTCCGGCACCCTGACGCTGGGGGCTGGCACTTCGACGTTTGCCTTTGCCAATGGAACGAAGCAAACCTTTATCAACAACGGCACCGGCACGCTGACCCTGGCAGACACTGGCGGCGGCAGCACCTACACAAACTCCGGCACGAACACCGGGCTGGTGCTCAACCTGATCAACAACTCCACCACCGGCAAGTTTCTCAACATCGGTGACATGGGCAGTCTGACCAACACCATGATCAACGTCGGTGGCACAGGCACGGTGCGCTTCAGCGGCAGCGCCGGGGATCTCTTTGGCGGCACGACCGTGTTGAACGTGGCCAGCGGTGCCACCTTTGACTTTAACAGCAACGCCGAAACGTTTGGTGCGCTCTCAGGCGCGGGAAACATCCTCATGTCAGGCACAGGCGCTGGCAATGTGGGACTCACCGTCTCCCAGGTGGGCTACTTTGTCTTTTCCGGAAAGCTCTCTGGCACGGATCCAAATGCCAGCCTGACCCTTTCTGGCTCCACGCAGACGCTGGTGCTCTCGGGTGCCACGAGCGACTACGCGGGCGCCACCGTCATCGCCTCGGGCCGCCTCATCGTATCTGCCAATGCGCCCAGCGGCAGCGCCGGGGCTTTGGGAAATGCCACGACAGATGTGCTGGTAGGAAATACCAGCGGGTCCGGTCTGGCCCGCCTGCTGATGGACACCGCAGGGGTCAGCATCGGGCGGAATGTAAGGCTGCAGTCTGGAAATACGGGCGTGATCACCCTCGGCGGCCTGAATGCCACCGGCACCGTGACCTACGCTGGAAACGTGACGCTGGGCACGGACAATGGCGTGGCCAAGGCGGTGACCATCACCTCCGCCAGCGGCGGCACCGTGGAGTTTACCGGCAATATCCAGCGTGCCAGCGGGGCCACGGGCAGCGCAGATGCCGTGACTCTCATCGGCGGTGGCACGGTGGCCTTTCGCGGGGCCAATACCTACAGCGGGGCGACGACGGTGAGCGGCGGCACCCTGCTGCTGGACGACACGACGAACAACGCCTCAAAGCTCAGCGCCAGCGCCGCGCTCACGCTCAATGGCGGCTCCCTCACGCTCAGCGGCAGCAGTGCGGCGGCCTCCTCGGAGACGGTGGCTGGTCTAACGCTGGGAAACAGCTCTGGCGTGCTCGGCGGCTCAGCCCGCATCAGCATCACCAGCGGCACAAACCAGAACGCCACGCTGGTGCTCAATGCCATCACCCGCAACACCGGGGCCACGGCCAATTTTAATCCCACCGGCACAGGCTCCGGCGTGGCCGCCATCACCACCACCACGGCCAACAACACCAGTGTGAGCACCGGCAACGATGCCATGAACATCCTCGGCGCCTATGCCACCTACAAGCTCAACGACTGGGCGGTGAACGACGGCAGTGGAAACATCGTGGCGCTGTCTTCGGGCAGCTACGGCACCACCTTTGGCAGCGGCCTGCACACCAGCCTGAGCGCCGCCACCACCACCTTGGCCGCAGGCGGGGCCACCACCAATACGCTGCGCCTCACCGGCACCTCCGCCGTGGCCTTCAATGCAGGCACAGACACGCTCACGCTGGAGAGCGGCGGCCTGCTCGTGGCCTCCACGGCAGGAGCCACCAGCATCGGCACCACGAGCAAGCGCGGCGTGCTGGCCACCTCCACGGGAGAGCTCATCATCCACCAGCAGAGCAGCTCCACCCTCACCATCAATGCCGTCATCAGCGGAACGAATCTGGTGAAATCCGGCGACGGCGCGCTGGTGCTCAGCGCCACCAATACCTACACTGGAAACACCATCGTCAATGGCGGCTCTGTCTCCGCCACTGCCACGGGCAATCTGGGGGCGGCGGCGGCAGGCATCACGCTCAATGGCGCTACGCTCATCATCCCCAGCGGCTCCATCAGTACTGGCATCAGCGCCACCAGCCACCCTATTACCATCGGCGCGGCGGGGGGCACTTTCAATTTCGCCGTGGTTCAGACTGTCCAGGGCGCGGGCCTTTCCGGCTCCGGCACGCTCACCCTCACCGGCGCGGGCGGCATCGTGGTGGGCACCAGCGTCAGCACCTTCAGCGGTGACATCGTGATCAACAATGGCGTGGTCCGCATGAACAGCCAGCAGTTTACCAGCGTGCCCAGCATCACCGTAAACAGCGGCGGCACCTATGAAGTGAATGACGACGCCACGGGAACCTTTGGCGCTAATGCGACCAACGGCCGTATCATCATCAATGGCAACGGCTTTGGCAGCAATGGTGCCATCCGTGTGACCGACCAGACTCCAGCCTCCGCCTTTGTGGACCCCAAGACCACCATCGTGAATGAAGTGGCGATGCAGAGCACCTCCCGCATCCAGGTGGACAATGGCACCGCCATCGGCAGCCTCTCCCAGCTCATCATCACCGGCAACGTGACCGGCCCCGGCGGGCTGGACAAGACCGGCAACGGCGTGCTCACGCTTACCTCTCGCGACAACACCTATGCAGGCAGCACGCTGGTGGAGAACGGCACGCTGCGTATCGATCTGGGAAATGACCGCCTGCCCACCGGCACCAGCGTCACGCTGGGCACCGGCACCACCTCCGGCGTGCTGCAGCTCAATGGCTTTACGCAGAGTGTCGCCGGGCTTACCACTGCGGGAACGGGCACGGCAAATGCCGTCATCGGCGGCAGCAGCACCAGCACCAGTCTGCTGGATGTGACGGTGGCCTCCGGCACGCAGACCTACGGCGGCAGCCTCGGCTCAGGCGGCACTGCGGCCAATACCGTCAACACTGCGGCAAACAACAACGTGGGCTTCATCAAAGATGGCGCGGGCACCTTTGTGCTGGGCGGGGCAGGCACCTACACCGGGGCCACCACCGTGAATCAGGGAACCCTCATGCTAGGAAATACCAGCGCCCTGGGCGCGGGCGGTGCCTCCCTGGCGGCGGGCGCAGGTGGCACGACAGTGAATGCAGGCGCAACACTGGACCTCAATGGGCAGGCTGGTGTGCAGGAGGTCATCACGCTGAATGGCACGGGCGTGGGTGGCGCGGGCGCATTGGTGAATAACAGCAGCACCGCCGCCAGCATCGGCAGCGGGGTGGCCTCCCTGAGCTTTTCAGGCGTCAGCACCACCGGTTGGTCGGCTGCGGCCGCAGTGGCGGTCGATCCCTCGACGGGCGGCTCGGCTGCCAGCGCCTCCGCCCAGCTCGGGCTCGGCACCGGCAGCCTGAGCCTGACGGCAGGTGGCTCCGGCTACGGCCTGGCTCCTACGGTGACGGTGAATGGAGGCTCTGGCGCGGTGGTCATCGCCTCGGTGGGCGTTACCAGCGCCTCTTATACCGTGACATCCAATACCACGACCTACAGCGTGGCTCCCACGGTCACGCTCTCCAACGGCGCCACCGGCGTGGCTAATCTGGACGTGAACGGCAAGGTGGTCAGCATCACCGTCACCAGTGCGGGCAGCAACTTCAGCGGCACCCCCACCGCCAGCTTCAGCGGAGGCACGGTGCTCTCCGCAGGCACGGCCCCTACGGTGGCGGGAAACAACAGCAACTATACTGTGGTAGGGCTCAATATCGTCAATCCGGGCACCGGCTTCACCGCCGTGCCCACCGTGACCATCAGCGGCGGCACGGGGGCGGCAGCCACGGCGGTGGGCAATGACGGCGCCTTCGTGCTCAATGGTGTCACGCTGGACGCCAGCGGCGGCGGCTATGCATCGGCCCCCAATGTCAGCCTCAGCGGCGGCACCGCCAGCGCCACGGCCAATCTCACCAGCGTGAACCTGGCCACCGACTCCAGCGTGGGCGGCAGCGGCGATCTCAAGATCGATGCCACCGTGACCGGCAGTGGTGCCCTGACCAAGGTGGGCGCAGGCACCACCACCCTCACTGGGACCAACACCTACACCGGAGCCACCACCGTCAGTGCGGGCACGCTGCAGGTGGGCGTGATCGGCATCGGCCAGAGCGGGGCAGGGGCGCTGACCGTCAATGGACCCACCGCCGTCTTGGCAGGCACTGGCAGCATCGTGGGCAGCACCACCGTCGTCTCCGGAGAGATCAAGCCGGGCGACAGCGGCGGCGCGGCTACAGGTGCCTTAAACACTCACAGCCTGGCCTTCACCCCTGTCTCCACCAGCACCGTGGCCGAGCTGCAGATCACCGGCTCCACGGCGGGTGCCAACCTCGCCGCCGACCAGATCCACGTCACCGGCACGCTCACGCTGAACAGCTTCAGCAATCTCCTGGTGAACGGCAGCGGCTACACCGCCGCCGTGGGCGACACCTTCACCCTGCTCGACTGGAGCAGCGTCGTGAGCCTCAACGGCTTCAGCACCGGCACCAACCTCCGCACGGGGGCCAACTCCGCAGGCAATGAAGGCAACCTCGACCTGCCCGACATCACCGGCATCGGCCTCTGGCAGATCAGCAGCATGCTGGATGCCGGCGCGCTCAGCCTCACCGTGGTGGCCAACGTCCCCGAGCCCACACGCGGCGTGCTGCTGCTATGTGCAGCCCTGGGCCTGGCGCTGCGCCGCAGGCGGAGGTGA
- a CDS encoding flagellar biosynthesis protein FlhF: MIKPEPTPTTASSLPARKITRQQLAAHCGLSVRLIDELTSTGVLGHFKIGKSVRYDLAEAESDLRARFHVPARSRAPGREGCPQPSAPKPMSTVAPAPRQDSLPHEVDHGSKEHRETHGGGLRTSLPTTGNATTRPAPGREGCPQPSAPKPMSSEPPAPRQDSLPHEVDHGSKEHRETHGGGLRTSLPTTGNATARPAPGREGCPQPSAPKPMSSDPPAPRQDSLPHEVDHGRKEHRETHGGGLRTSLPTTGNATTTLTPQA, from the coding sequence ATGATTAAACCAGAACCGACACCCACCACCGCTTCCAGCCTTCCGGCCAGGAAGATCACCCGCCAGCAGCTCGCCGCCCATTGTGGCCTTTCCGTGCGTCTGATCGACGAACTGACCAGCACCGGCGTGCTGGGACATTTCAAGATCGGCAAGTCCGTGCGCTACGACCTCGCCGAGGCCGAGTCCGACCTGCGTGCACGCTTCCACGTCCCCGCGCGCAGCAGAGCGCCAGGTAGGGAGGGCTGTCCCCAGCCCTCCGCGCCGAAGCCCATGAGCACCGTGGCCCCCGCACCCCGCCAAGACAGCCTGCCGCATGAGGTTGATCATGGCAGCAAAGAGCACCGTGAGACGCACGGCGGAGGCTTGAGGACAAGCCTCCCTACCACCGGAAACGCCACCACCCGCCCAGCGCCAGGTAGGGAGGGCTGTCCCCAGCCCTCCGCGCCGAAGCCCATGAGCAGCGAGCCACCCGCACCGCGCCAAGACAGCCTGCCGCATGAGGTTGATCATGGCAGCAAAGAGCATCGCGAGACACACGGCGGAGGCTTGAGGACAAGCCTCCCTACCACCGGAAACGCCACCGCCCGCCCAGCGCCAGGTAGGGAGGGCTGTCCCCAGCCCTCCGCGCCGAAGCCCATGAGCAGCGATCCACCCGCACCGCGCCAAGACAGCCTGCCGCATGAGGTTGATCATGGCCGCAAAGAGCACCGCGAGACGCACGGCGGAGGCTTGAGGACAAGCCTCCCTACCACCGGAAACGCCACCACCACCCTCACCCCCCAAGCCTGA